Proteins from a genomic interval of Caulobacter rhizosphaerae:
- a CDS encoding glutathione S-transferase N-terminal domain-containing protein yields MQLLYSPMSPFARKVRVIAFELGLAERLALTLASPFTDESVRAINPLSKIPVLILDDGPPIFDSPVICEYLEHLAGRSLTPAAGPDRWAALTVQAMADGMGDAAVAIVRERLREGPHRQDLFDRQGAVLVAALDLLERRTPPSDRFEIGEIAVAAQLAYLDGRQVMDWRQGRPNLAAWYETASRRSAMVATAPHLA; encoded by the coding sequence ATGCAGCTTCTCTACTCCCCCATGTCGCCCTTCGCCCGCAAGGTTCGCGTGATCGCTTTCGAACTGGGCCTGGCCGAGCGGCTGGCGCTGACCCTCGCCAGTCCCTTCACCGACGAGAGCGTGCGGGCGATCAATCCGCTGTCGAAGATCCCGGTGCTGATCCTGGACGACGGCCCGCCGATCTTCGACTCGCCGGTGATCTGCGAATACCTGGAGCACCTGGCCGGCCGGTCCCTGACGCCCGCCGCCGGTCCGGACCGCTGGGCCGCCCTGACCGTCCAGGCCATGGCCGACGGCATGGGCGACGCCGCCGTGGCCATCGTCCGCGAGCGCCTGCGCGAGGGTCCGCACCGCCAGGACCTGTTCGACCGCCAGGGCGCGGTGCTGGTGGCCGCCCTGGACCTGCTGGAGCGCCGGACGCCGCCCAGCGACCGCTTCGAGATCGGCGAGATCGCGGTCGCCGCCCAGTTGGCCTACCTGGATGGCCGGCAGGTGATGGACTGGCGCCAAGGCCGGCCGAACCTCGCCGCCTGGTACGAAACCGCCAGTCGCCGGAGCGCGATGGTGGCCACGGCGCCACACCTCGCATAA
- the hrcA gene encoding heat-inducible transcriptional repressor HrcA, producing MTQLFSGFSAQTPSLTDLDARARDIFRRVVESYLDTGEPVGSRTLSRGGVALSPASIRNTMQDLAHLGLLDAPHTSAGRIPTHAGLRMFVDGLLEVGDIGEDERRTIEARLFAHGRSFEEAMGEASAILSGLAGGAGVVVAPVREGGVKHVEFVALGADQALAIMVFDDGTVENRLMKRAAGVTPAALQEASNFLNARLRGRTLNETKAEMAAELDTARRELDAAAARLVEDGLAAWSGGDDADRALIVRGRANLLADASAREDLERVRRLFDDLEQKGQLIGLLDDVRTAEGVRIFIGAETRLFSLSGSSLIAAPYMSGRQKVLGAIGVIGPTRLNYARVIPLVDYTARVLGRMMDG from the coding sequence ATGACACAGCTTTTTTCGGGTTTTTCCGCTCAGACTCCCAGTCTCACCGACCTGGACGCCCGGGCCCGCGACATCTTCCGGCGCGTGGTCGAATCCTATCTCGACACCGGCGAGCCGGTCGGCTCGCGGACCCTTTCACGGGGCGGCGTGGCCCTGTCGCCGGCCTCGATCCGCAACACCATGCAGGACCTGGCCCACTTGGGCCTGCTGGACGCCCCCCACACCAGCGCCGGCCGGATCCCCACCCATGCCGGCCTGCGGATGTTCGTCGACGGCCTGCTGGAGGTGGGCGACATCGGCGAGGACGAGCGGCGGACCATCGAGGCGCGGCTGTTCGCCCATGGCCGCTCGTTCGAGGAGGCGATGGGCGAGGCCAGCGCCATCCTGTCCGGCCTGGCCGGCGGTGCGGGGGTGGTGGTGGCGCCGGTCCGTGAGGGCGGGGTCAAGCACGTGGAGTTCGTGGCCCTGGGCGCCGACCAGGCCCTGGCGATCATGGTGTTCGACGACGGCACGGTCGAGAACCGGCTGATGAAGCGCGCCGCCGGCGTCACGCCCGCGGCCCTGCAGGAGGCCTCCAACTTCCTCAACGCCCGCCTGCGTGGCCGTACGCTGAACGAGACCAAGGCCGAGATGGCGGCCGAGCTGGACACGGCCCGGCGTGAACTGGACGCCGCGGCGGCGCGTTTGGTCGAGGACGGCCTGGCCGCCTGGAGCGGCGGTGATGACGCCGACCGCGCCCTGATCGTCCGCGGCCGCGCCAACCTGCTGGCCGACGCCAGCGCCCGGGAGGACCTGGAGCGCGTGCGGCGGCTGTTCGACGACCTGGAGCAGAAGGGCCAGTTGATCGGCCTGCTGGACGACGTGCGGACCGCCGAGGGCGTGCGCATTTTCATCGGGGCCGAAACGCGACTCTTTTCGCTTTCGGGTTCCTCCCTGATCGCGGCGCCCTATATGTCGGGCCGACAGAAGGTGCTGGGGGCGATCGGCGTGATCGGCCCCACCCGGTTAAACTATGCCCGGGTGATCCCGCTGGTGGACTATACCGCCCGCGTGCTTGGCCGGATGATGGACGGATAG
- the gshB gene encoding glutathione synthase, which translates to MSLRVAVQMDPVLGINIETDTTFLMMWEAQQRGHRLWFYTPDKLSMEDGRVFARAQPLTLTKTQGAHAQLGETVILDMKDDVDVVLMRQDPPFDMAYITATHFLEKVHPHTLVVNNPAEVRNAPEKLFVTDFPGVQPPTLITSDHQAIYDFRARHGDIVLKPLYGGGGSGVARLLADDPNLDALLELHAMIGREQVIAQKFVPAVSKGDKRILLVHGEPVGAVNRVPAAGQVRSNLRVGGRAEAVELTPRDLELCAIIGPELKKRGLLFVGIDVIGEYLTEINVTSPTGAQQLKRFGGADAAAILWDRIAELSST; encoded by the coding sequence ATGTCGCTGAGAGTCGCCGTCCAGATGGATCCCGTGCTGGGGATCAACATCGAAACCGACACCACCTTCCTGATGATGTGGGAAGCCCAGCAGCGCGGCCACCGGCTGTGGTTCTACACCCCCGACAAGCTGTCGATGGAGGACGGCCGGGTGTTCGCCCGCGCCCAGCCGCTGACCCTGACCAAGACCCAGGGCGCCCATGCGCAGCTGGGCGAGACCGTGATCCTGGACATGAAGGACGACGTCGACGTGGTGCTGATGCGCCAGGATCCGCCGTTCGACATGGCCTACATCACCGCCACCCACTTCCTGGAGAAGGTCCATCCGCACACCCTGGTGGTCAACAATCCGGCCGAGGTGCGCAACGCCCCGGAGAAGCTGTTCGTCACTGACTTCCCCGGCGTCCAGCCGCCGACCCTGATCACCAGCGACCACCAGGCGATCTACGACTTCCGCGCCCGGCACGGCGACATCGTGCTCAAGCCGCTCTACGGCGGCGGCGGGTCGGGCGTGGCGCGGCTGCTGGCCGACGACCCCAACCTGGACGCCCTGCTGGAACTTCACGCCATGATCGGCCGCGAGCAGGTGATCGCCCAGAAGTTCGTCCCGGCCGTCAGCAAGGGCGACAAGCGCATCCTGCTGGTGCACGGCGAGCCGGTCGGCGCGGTCAACCGCGTGCCGGCCGCCGGCCAGGTGCGGTCCAACCTCCGCGTCGGCGGCCGGGCCGAGGCGGTGGAGCTGACCCCGCGCGACCTCGAGCTCTGCGCGATCATCGGCCCGGAACTGAAGAAGCGCGGCCTGCTGTTCGTCGGCATCGACGTGATCGGAGAATACCTGACCGAGATCAACGTCACCTCGCCGACCGGCGCCCAGCAGCTCAAGCGGTTCGGCGGCGCCGACGCCGCCGCGATCCTCTGGGATCGGATCGCCGAACTGAGCTCCACCTGA
- a CDS encoding helix-turn-helix domain-containing protein encodes MAIRVQLDRILLERRMSLTELSDRVGVTIANLSILKTGKARAVRFTTLDALCRELDCQPGDLMTYEPGPGEVHEED; translated from the coding sequence ATGGCCATCCGCGTGCAACTGGACCGCATCCTGCTGGAGCGACGGATGTCGCTGACCGAACTGTCGGACCGGGTCGGCGTGACCATCGCCAACCTGTCGATCCTCAAGACCGGCAAGGCCCGCGCCGTGCGCTTCACCACCCTGGACGCCCTGTGCCGCGAACTGGACTGCCAGCCGGGGGACCTGATGACGTACGAACCGGGGCCGGGCGAGGTTCACGAGGAGGACTGA
- a CDS encoding DUF2975 domain-containing protein, with amino-acid sequence MRALGPGSVSSFLKIILDVIYVGLWVWVSLLAIFTVAVLLLSFNPELITAKLHIGSAIDELISKGPLFAGALGAWALLSGGWMVIVERLRRVFSTLTAGDPFHPDNVRRLRVVGLVLAALEIGHYIFAALAKWLAPDTKIVDGSFSLSAWFPVLVVFVLAEVFREGARLRREAELTI; translated from the coding sequence ATGCGCGCCTTGGGGCCTGGCTCGGTATCGAGTTTCCTGAAGATCATCCTGGACGTGATCTATGTGGGCCTGTGGGTCTGGGTCAGCCTGCTGGCGATCTTCACGGTCGCGGTGCTGCTGCTCAGCTTCAATCCCGAACTGATCACCGCCAAACTGCATATCGGCAGCGCGATCGACGAGCTGATCAGCAAGGGGCCGCTGTTCGCCGGCGCCCTGGGGGCCTGGGCCCTGCTGTCGGGCGGCTGGATGGTGATCGTCGAGCGCCTGCGGCGGGTGTTCTCCACCCTGACGGCCGGCGATCCGTTCCATCCGGACAATGTCCGCCGCCTGAGGGTGGTGGGCCTGGTCCTGGCCGCCCTGGAGATCGGCCACTACATCTTCGCCGCCCTGGCCAAGTGGCTGGCGCCGGACACCAAGATCGTCGACGGCTCGTTCAGCCTCAGCGCCTGGTTCCCGGTCCTGGTGGTGTTCGTCCTGGCCGAGGTCTTCCGCGAGGGCGCGCGCCTTCGCCGGGAAGCCGAACTGACAATCTGA
- the grpE gene encoding nucleotide exchange factor GrpE → MTDEQTPAEDVAFDTDQASWEDASQEIEALKLEVAALKDQALRYAADAENTKRRAEREMNDARAYAIQKFARDLLGVADNLSRATAHSPRDSQDAAVTNFIIGVEMTEKELLGAFERNGLKKIDPAKGEKFDPHLHQAVMEQPSDEVSAGGVIQVLQAGYELMGRLVRPAMVAVAAKGSKGPDAPAEPTAGAANPYAATGDTSGEAFDTKA, encoded by the coding sequence ATGACCGACGAACAGACGCCGGCCGAAGACGTGGCTTTCGATACCGACCAGGCTTCGTGGGAAGACGCGTCGCAGGAGATCGAGGCGCTGAAGCTGGAAGTGGCGGCGCTGAAGGATCAGGCCCTGCGCTACGCGGCCGACGCGGAGAACACCAAGCGCCGGGCCGAGCGCGAGATGAACGACGCCCGCGCCTATGCGATCCAGAAGTTCGCCCGCGACCTGCTGGGCGTGGCCGACAACCTGTCGCGCGCCACGGCCCACAGCCCGCGCGACTCGCAGGACGCGGCGGTGACCAACTTCATCATCGGCGTCGAGATGACCGAGAAGGAGCTGCTGGGCGCCTTCGAGCGCAACGGCCTCAAGAAAATCGATCCGGCCAAGGGCGAGAAGTTCGATCCCCACCTGCACCAGGCGGTGATGGAACAGCCCTCGGACGAGGTCTCGGCCGGCGGCGTCATCCAGGTGCTGCAGGCCGGCTACGAGCTGATGGGTCGCCTGGTCCGCCCGGCCATGGTCGCCGTGGCCGCCAAGGGCTCGAAGGGCCCTGACGCCCCGGCCGAACCGACCGCCGGCGCGGCCAACCCCTACGCCGCGACGGGCGACACCTCGGGCGAGGCGTTCGACACCAAGGCTTGA
- the rph gene encoding ribonuclease PH: protein MRPSERAPDQTREVTLETGVNRYAEGSCLVSFGHTKVLVTATVEESVPGWMRNKGAGWVTAEYGMLPRATHTRGRREAAQGKQSGRTQEIQRLIGRSLRAVVDMKALGERQISLDCDVIQADGGTRTAAITGAWVALRIAVNYLIEEGVLKTDPILGQVAAVSCGVFKDTPVLDLDYEEDSQAEADSNFVLTNAGDIVEIQATGEKRGFTRAEFEGLFALAEKGIGELFIKQREAVSAAK, encoded by the coding sequence ATGCGTCCGTCCGAACGCGCCCCCGACCAAACGCGCGAAGTCACGCTGGAGACCGGCGTCAACCGCTATGCCGAGGGCTCGTGCCTGGTCAGCTTCGGCCATACCAAGGTGCTGGTCACCGCCACGGTCGAGGAAAGCGTCCCGGGCTGGATGCGCAACAAGGGCGCCGGCTGGGTCACGGCCGAGTACGGCATGCTGCCCCGGGCCACGCATACGCGCGGTCGCCGTGAAGCCGCGCAAGGCAAGCAGAGCGGCCGCACCCAGGAAATCCAGCGCCTGATCGGCCGCTCCCTGCGCGCCGTGGTCGACATGAAGGCCCTGGGCGAGCGCCAGATCAGCCTGGACTGCGACGTCATCCAGGCCGACGGCGGCACCCGCACCGCCGCCATCACCGGCGCCTGGGTGGCCCTGCGCATCGCGGTCAACTACCTGATCGAGGAAGGCGTGCTGAAGACCGACCCGATCCTGGGCCAGGTGGCGGCTGTCTCGTGCGGCGTGTTCAAGGACACCCCGGTGCTGGACCTCGACTACGAGGAAGACAGTCAGGCCGAGGCCGACAGCAACTTCGTGCTGACCAACGCCGGCGACATCGTCGAGATCCAGGCCACAGGCGAGAAGCGCGGCTTCACGCGGGCGGAGTTCGAGGGCCTGTTCGCCCTGGCCGAGAAGGGGATCGGGGAGCTGTTCATCAAGCAGCGGGAAGCGGTGTCGGCGGCGAAGTAG
- a CDS encoding YraN family protein has translation MSAVRPARPERQAQRQARGAAARLSGRRAEVVAALWLMAKGYRILGFRLATPLGEIDLLAQRGGVLAVVEVKSRTSLEAALEAVTYEQRARLRRAGAHIAAHRAGLRGAVVRLDLIALAPGRRPRHVVNAWMGDQ, from the coding sequence ATGAGCGCCGTCCGGCCCGCCCGTCCGGAACGGCAGGCCCAGAGACAGGCCCGGGGCGCGGCCGCGCGGCTGTCGGGACGTCGCGCCGAGGTGGTCGCGGCCCTGTGGCTGATGGCCAAGGGCTATCGTATCCTCGGTTTCCGCCTGGCCACGCCGCTGGGCGAGATCGACCTCTTGGCGCAACGCGGCGGCGTGCTGGCCGTTGTGGAGGTCAAGAGCAGGACCAGTCTGGAGGCGGCGCTGGAAGCGGTGACCTACGAGCAGCGGGCCCGCCTGCGCCGCGCCGGCGCGCACATCGCCGCGCACCGCGCCGGCCTGCGCGGCGCCGTGGTCCGGCTTGACCTGATCGCCCTCGCGCCCGGCCGCCGCCCGCGTCACGTCGTCAACGCGTGGATGGGTGATCAATGA
- the msrA gene encoding peptide-methionine (S)-S-oxide reductase MsrA, translated as MTTETAILAGGCFWGVQDLLRRYPGVLKTRVGYSGGDVPNATYRNHGTHAEAIEIVFDPAVISYRRILEFFFQIHDPTTLNRQGNDIGTSYRSAIFYLSDEQKRVAEDTIADVDASGLWPGKVVTEVAPAGPFWEAEPEHQDYLERIPNGYTCHFIRPGWTLPTRTERAAVV; from the coding sequence ATGACCACCGAGACCGCGATTCTCGCCGGCGGCTGCTTCTGGGGCGTCCAGGATCTGCTGCGCCGCTATCCGGGCGTGCTGAAGACCCGCGTCGGCTATTCCGGCGGCGACGTGCCCAACGCCACCTATCGCAACCACGGGACCCACGCCGAGGCGATCGAGATCGTCTTTGATCCCGCCGTGATCAGCTATCGCCGGATCCTGGAGTTCTTCTTCCAGATCCACGACCCGACCACCCTGAACCGCCAGGGCAACGACATCGGGACCAGCTACCGCTCGGCGATCTTCTATCTGAGCGACGAGCAGAAGCGCGTGGCCGAGGACACCATCGCCGACGTCGACGCCTCGGGCCTGTGGCCGGGCAAGGTGGTGACCGAGGTCGCGCCCGCCGGCCCGTTCTGGGAGGCCGAGCCCGAGCACCAGGACTATCTGGAGCGCATCCCCAACGGCTACACCTGCCACTTCATCCGCCCGGGCTGGACCCTGCCGACGAGGACCGAGCGCGCGGCTGTCGTCTAG
- a CDS encoding low molecular weight protein-tyrosine-phosphatase gives MKPAAVLFVCLGNICRSPLAEAAFRQEAARRGLEVEIDSAGTGSWHVGHPPDRRAQAVARRQGIDISGYRGRQVTPDDFRRFSHIVALDRANLADLKALRPADATGELLLLLDVVEGRQGKSVADPYYGEDADFDVTWADAVAGARGLADRIEGEG, from the coding sequence GTGAAGCCCGCCGCCGTCCTGTTCGTCTGCCTGGGAAACATCTGCCGCTCGCCCCTCGCCGAGGCGGCTTTCCGGCAGGAAGCCGCGCGACGCGGCCTGGAGGTCGAGATCGATTCGGCCGGCACCGGGTCCTGGCACGTGGGCCATCCGCCCGACCGCCGCGCCCAGGCGGTGGCGCGGCGGCAGGGGATCGACATTTCCGGCTATCGCGGGCGGCAGGTCACGCCCGACGACTTCCGCCGTTTCAGCCACATCGTCGCGCTGGACCGCGCCAACCTGGCGGACCTGAAAGCCCTGCGGCCGGCCGATGCGACGGGCGAACTGCTGCTATTGCTGGATGTCGTCGAGGGCCGCCAGGGCAAGTCCGTGGCCGATCCCTATTATGGCGAGGACGCCGACTTCGACGTGACCTGGGCCGACGCCGTGGCGGGGGCCAGGGGGTTGGCGGATCGGATCGAGGGAGAGGGCTAG
- the hemW gene encoding radical SAM family heme chaperone HemW yields the protein MGVYVHWPYCARICPYCDFNVVRDRGRTDEQAALADAIVTDLTAQRALTGPRTLLSIFFGGGTPSLMDPAQVARVIEAAKALWTPAGDLEISLEANPTDAETDRFDALAAAGVARLSLGVQALDDRALALLGRNHDAGSARRAIAVAARAFPRLSADLIYARPGQTVEAWTRELSELLALGPEHVSPYQLTIEAGTAFDRAVGRGKLVVPDEDLAAALFETTQAVLEAAGFDAYEVSNHARGEAARSRHNLVYWRGHDYVGVGPGAHGRLTLADGKLATTARRGIADYIQAVAETGVGFERETLTALEAAEERLLLGLRIDDGVSFAEIAALGLSPDTPKVKSLVESGLLADDPLRLRATRSGRLVLDRLTGTLAT from the coding sequence CTGGGCGTCTACGTCCACTGGCCCTACTGCGCCAGGATCTGTCCCTATTGCGATTTCAACGTCGTCCGCGACCGCGGCAGGACCGACGAGCAGGCGGCCCTGGCCGACGCCATCGTCACCGACCTGACGGCCCAGCGCGCCCTGACCGGTCCGCGGACCCTGCTGTCGATCTTCTTCGGCGGCGGCACGCCCTCGCTGATGGACCCCGCCCAGGTGGCCCGGGTGATCGAGGCGGCCAAGGCGCTGTGGACGCCGGCCGGCGACCTGGAGATCAGCCTCGAGGCCAATCCCACCGACGCCGAGACCGACCGCTTCGACGCCCTGGCGGCGGCGGGGGTGGCGCGGCTGTCGCTGGGGGTCCAGGCCCTGGACGACAGGGCCCTGGCCCTGCTGGGCCGCAACCACGACGCCGGCTCGGCCCGGCGGGCGATCGCCGTGGCGGCCCGGGCCTTCCCGCGCCTGTCGGCCGACCTGATCTACGCCCGGCCCGGCCAGACCGTCGAGGCCTGGACCCGGGAGCTTTCCGAACTGCTGGCCCTGGGCCCCGAGCACGTCTCGCCCTACCAGCTGACCATCGAGGCCGGCACCGCCTTCGATCGGGCAGTGGGGCGCGGCAAGCTGGTCGTTCCCGACGAGGATCTGGCCGCTGCTCTGTTCGAGACCACCCAAGCGGTGCTGGAGGCGGCTGGCTTCGACGCCTACGAGGTCTCCAACCACGCCCGGGGCGAGGCGGCCCGCTCGCGCCACAACCTCGTCTACTGGCGCGGCCACGACTATGTCGGCGTCGGGCCCGGCGCCCACGGCCGCCTGACCCTCGCCGACGGAAAGCTGGCCACCACCGCCCGGCGCGGGATCGCCGACTACATCCAGGCGGTCGCCGAAACCGGCGTCGGCTTCGAGCGCGAGACCCTCACCGCCCTGGAGGCCGCCGAGGAACGCCTGCTGCTGGGCCTACGCATCGACGACGGGGTGAGCTTCGCCGAGATCGCCGCCCTGGGCCTGTCGCCGGACACGCCGAAGGTGAAATCTCTGGTGGAGTCGGGCCTTCTGGCCGATGATCCCCTGCGCCTGCGCGCCACCCGATCCGGACGTCTGGTGCTGGACCGGCTGACAGGAACGCTCGCGACCTGA
- the rdgB gene encoding RdgB/HAM1 family non-canonical purine NTP pyrophosphatase — protein sequence MTLKLETGTKLVAATHNPGKAKELAALLDGRFEVLAAGALGLPEPDETETTFVGNALLKARHAADLSGQIALADDSGLSVAALDGAPGIYSARWAGPGKDFASAMDKVAERVEETGSQDRSAWFTCALAVAWPNGGPAVVVQGEVHGTLTFPPRGDRGFGYDPIFIPAGFDQTFGELEPAAKDAMSHRAVAFEKLKAALFE from the coding sequence ATGACGCTGAAGCTGGAAACTGGAACGAAGCTTGTCGCCGCCACGCACAACCCTGGCAAGGCCAAGGAACTGGCGGCCCTGCTGGACGGCCGGTTCGAGGTGCTGGCGGCCGGGGCCCTGGGCCTGCCCGAGCCGGACGAGACCGAGACGACCTTCGTCGGCAACGCCCTGCTCAAGGCCCGCCACGCCGCCGACCTGTCGGGCCAGATCGCCCTGGCCGACGATTCGGGCCTGTCGGTCGCGGCCCTGGATGGCGCGCCGGGCATCTATTCGGCCCGCTGGGCAGGCCCCGGCAAGGACTTCGCTTCGGCCATGGACAAGGTCGCCGAGCGGGTGGAGGAGACCGGCTCGCAGGATCGCTCCGCCTGGTTCACCTGCGCCCTGGCCGTGGCCTGGCCGAACGGCGGGCCGGCGGTGGTGGTGCAGGGCGAGGTCCACGGGACCCTGACCTTCCCGCCGCGCGGCGACCGGGGCTTCGGCTACGACCCGATCTTCATCCCCGCCGGCTTCGACCAGACCTTCGGCGAGCTGGAGCCGGCCGCCAAGGACGCCATGAGCCACCGGGCCGTGGCGTTCGAAAAGCTGAAGGCGGCGCTGTTTGAGTGA
- a CDS encoding SirB1 family protein, with amino-acid sequence MTREEAEALLTQAGERSDKAFPLFEAALACAVHDDPDRDLAPVLDMAKASIDRLTQRLKDESPEEALAETMAGDLRLSGDLITYDHPDNADVVAVAERRKGLPVTLGVFYLHAGRACGLDLHGVDFPGHFLLRIETEEGPLALDPFSEGRVVLPSELSRRALRTGLMPDVAAKLDVLMSPIPDRAVLIRLQNNIFARAQQARDWARAERSALRRALLDPTDHHPWLDVAAAREGQGALAGALQALSRAQVLDGGATIAARAARERMRLRLN; translated from the coding sequence ATGACGCGCGAAGAGGCCGAAGCCCTGCTGACCCAGGCCGGCGAGCGGTCGGACAAGGCCTTTCCGCTGTTCGAGGCGGCCCTGGCCTGCGCCGTGCACGACGACCCCGACCGCGACCTCGCCCCCGTGCTGGACATGGCCAAGGCCTCGATCGACCGGCTGACCCAGCGGCTGAAGGACGAGTCGCCGGAAGAGGCCCTGGCCGAGACCATGGCTGGCGACCTGCGGTTGTCGGGCGACCTGATCACCTACGACCATCCCGACAACGCCGACGTGGTCGCCGTCGCCGAACGCCGCAAGGGCCTGCCCGTCACCCTGGGGGTGTTTTACCTGCACGCCGGACGGGCCTGCGGCCTGGACCTGCACGGCGTCGATTTCCCGGGCCACTTCCTGCTGCGCATCGAGACCGAGGAAGGCCCCCTGGCGCTCGACCCGTTCAGCGAGGGCCGGGTGGTGCTGCCGTCCGAGCTGTCGCGGCGGGCCCTGCGCACCGGCCTGATGCCCGACGTCGCCGCCAAGCTGGACGTGCTGATGAGCCCGATCCCGGACCGGGCCGTGTTGATCCGCCTGCAGAACAACATCTTCGCCCGCGCCCAGCAGGCCCGCGACTGGGCCAGGGCCGAGCGCTCGGCCCTGCGCCGCGCCCTGCTGGACCCCACCGACCACCATCCCTGGCTGGACGTCGCCGCCGCCCGCGAGGGCCAGGGCGCCCTGGCCGGCGCCCTGCAGGCCCTGTCCCGCGCCCAAGTCCTGGACGGCGGCGCGACCATCGCCGCGCGGGCGGCGCGGGAACGGATGCGGCTGCGCCTGAACTAG
- the rsmI gene encoding 16S rRNA (cytidine(1402)-2'-O)-methyltransferase, with translation MSRQLAPPVLSDAPLAPGLYLVATPIGNLRDITLRALDVLAGCDVLLAEDTRVSGKLLAAYAISKRLQRYDEHVADRETPRILERLEAGERIALVSDAGTPMVSDPGLRLAQAAIAAGLPVFPIPGASAALAALTLAGLPTDRFLFAGFPPTKTAARRTFFEELANVRATLIFYEGASRVADSLADMAAVFGPRPGAVARELTKLYETCVRGPLDELAADPRFEAPKGEIVILVGPGEDEVASADDAEAALREAMTRLPLGEAASEVAKALGLSRKDLYRQALAMKAAG, from the coding sequence TTGAGCCGCCAGCTTGCCCCGCCCGTTCTGTCCGATGCGCCGCTGGCGCCCGGGCTCTACCTCGTGGCGACGCCGATCGGGAACCTGCGCGACATCACCCTGCGAGCGCTCGATGTCCTGGCCGGCTGTGACGTCCTGCTGGCCGAGGACACCCGGGTGTCGGGCAAGCTGTTGGCCGCCTACGCCATCTCCAAGCGGCTGCAGCGCTATGACGAGCATGTCGCCGACCGCGAGACGCCGCGCATCCTGGAACGGCTTGAAGCGGGCGAGCGGATCGCCCTGGTCTCCGACGCCGGCACGCCCATGGTCTCCGACCCCGGCCTGCGCCTGGCCCAGGCGGCGATCGCGGCCGGTCTGCCGGTGTTCCCGATCCCCGGCGCCTCGGCGGCCCTGGCCGCCCTGACCCTGGCCGGCCTGCCCACCGACCGCTTCCTGTTCGCCGGCTTCCCGCCGACCAAGACCGCCGCGCGCCGGACGTTCTTCGAGGAGCTGGCCAACGTCCGCGCCACCCTGATCTTCTACGAGGGCGCCTCGCGGGTGGCCGACAGCCTCGCCGACATGGCCGCCGTGTTCGGCCCACGGCCCGGCGCGGTGGCCCGCGAACTGACCAAACTCTACGAGACGTGTGTCCGCGGTCCGCTCGACGAATTGGCCGCCGACCCGCGGTTCGAGGCGCCCAAGGGCGAGATCGTCATCCTGGTCGGGCCGGGCGAGGACGAGGTCGCCTCGGCCGACGACGCCGAGGCCGCCCTGCGCGAGGCCATGACCCGCCTGCCGCTGGGCGAGGCGGCCTCCGAAGTGGCCAAGGCCCTGGGCCTGTCGCGCAAGGACCTCTACCGCCAGGCCCTGGCCATGAAGGCGGCCGGATGA